One segment of Mobula birostris isolate sMobBir1 chromosome 29, sMobBir1.hap1, whole genome shotgun sequence DNA contains the following:
- the LOC140190068 gene encoding twinfilin-1-like encodes MPGSNCTIKERMLYSSCKAPFITSVEQQIGLEIAKKVEIDQGSELTADYLQDQLHPPKHAPRPTFDKPPGPSRSRGGPRRIVRTPPE; translated from the exons ATGCCGGGCAGCAACTGCACGATCAAGGAGCGGATGCTCTATTCCAGCTGCAAGGCTCCGTTCATTACCAGCGTGGAGCAACAGATCGGGCTGGAGATCGCAAAGAAG GTGGAAATCGACCAGGGCTCTGAGTTGACGGCCGACTACCTCCAGGACCAGCTTCACCCCCCCAAGCACGCCCCCCGACCCACCTTCGACAAGCCGCCGGGCCCCTCCCGGTCCCGCGGGGGCCCCCGCCGCATCGTCCGGACCCCACCCGAGTGA